One region of Juglans microcarpa x Juglans regia isolate MS1-56 chromosome 7S, Jm3101_v1.0, whole genome shotgun sequence genomic DNA includes:
- the LOC121240466 gene encoding uncharacterized protein LOC121240466 codes for MCPLRLILIFLSATIAGFFVLRNLKSDHPPQDQVAGTENDDVVKDPIHKNHHSFKACSAFWTFVDMASGRYLWRHLVSPSFKRSD; via the exons ATGTGTCCGCTGAGGCTGATTTTGATCTTCCTCTCCGCCACTATAGCCGGCTTCTTTGTCCTCAGAAACCTCAAATCCGATCACCCTCCACAAGATCAGGTGGCCGGCACCGAAAACGACGACGTTGTAAAGGATCCCATCCACAAAAACCATCACTCATTCAAG GCCTGTTCAGCATTCTGGACCTTTGTGGACATGGCCAGTGGTCGCTACCTCTGGAGGCATTTGGTTTCTCCGTCTTTTAAGCGATCCGATTAA